TTAAACAAATATGGAAGTGAATATTTTTTTATTGTATCCTCACTAAATACACTGTCTCCCAAAAAGCATACTCTATCAGGTGTAATGACACCGATTTGATCTATTGAATGCCCAACCAAAGATATTATATCAAACTTTTCATCGTCAATTTTTGAGATGCCACAATCAATGACGAAATCAACAGAAAATGTTTTATTAGTCGTATCAAGGTCTCTTATTGGACATGAAGAAAACAGTACCATATCTCTCAACTCTGGGTTCTCTATGTACAATCGCTCCTTATTTGATGTATAAATTTCGCACCCAGGGTACTGAGTCTTGAAGTATATATTACCGCCACAGTGGTCCATGTGATTGTGAGTATTTATAATATATTTGGGATGCAATCCATTTTCTACTAATACATTGTCAATCTTTCTCGCTTGGCCATTGTTTATGCCAGTATCTACTAATAAACAATTTTTATTCTTATAGGTGTAAACGCCAATATTTGTAGGATTGTCTATGTAGTATGTATTTCTATTAATCTTATTTAGATTCATACGATTACCTCCAAAAATCACCTCATCACACGATAATTTTACACCTTTTATTAATTTAAATCAAAGTAAAAGCCCCATGACAGACATCATGAGGCTAAACTACTTTAATATCTCTTTTTCTAAATTCTTCTTTTATCTCTTCTATTTTTGATGTGTCAGGAGGATTTATTCCTTTCAAACTATATGGTATCCCAAGTGCTTCGTATTTATACACACCCATTTTATGGTATGGCAGTATTTCAACTCTATCTACATTTTTTAATGACGACGCAAAATCAGCTAACTTCTTTATTTCTTCCATATTATCTGTTATACCTGGTACTACAACATGTCTTATCCAGACTTTTTTATCTATATCTGATAGATATTTTGCAAATTTTAACGTCTTTCTATTTGAAACACCTGTAAGTTTCTTATGACCTTCATCATCAATATGCTTTATATCAAGCAAAAAAAGATCTGTATATCTTACAAGCTCTTCTACTTTTTCAATATCGACAAATCCCGACGTATCTATTGCAGTGTGTATTTTCTCTGTTTTAAGCTTCTTAAATAGATCTGTGCAGAACTCTACTTGAAGTGTCGGTTCACCGCCACTCAATGTCACACCACCGCCAGATGCTTTCATATATGGTATATATCTTTTCACATCATTAAATATTTCATCTGTAGATACTTCTTTTCCATCGTTTAAATGCCAAGTGTCAGGGTTATGGCAATATGCACATCTCAATAGACATCCTTGCATGAATACTACATACCTTACACCAGGCCCATCGACAGTTCCGCATGTTTCTATTGAATGTATTTTTCCCATAACCATGACACATCCTCCTTACAAGAAATTACTTTTACATAGATTCATGAAATGTACGTGATATAACCTCCAGCTGCTGCTCTCTCGTTAGTTTGTTGAAATTGACTGCATATCCTGATACTCTTATGGTAAGCTGTGGATATTTTTCCGGATGGTCCATAGCATCAATAAGCGTGTCTCTATTTAAGACATTTATATTAATGTGGTGCCCAGATTTAAATGCATATCCATCCAATAGACCCACAAGGTTATTTATCTTGTCATCATTTTCCTTTCCCAGTGCATTTGGCACAATCGTAAATGTATATGATATTCCGTCCAGTGAACTATCGTAAGGAATTTTAGATACTGAGTTCATCGATGCAACAGCACCCTTTGTATCTCTTCCATGCATTGGATTTGCACCAGGTGCAAATGGTTCACCGGCTTTTCTGCCATCTGGTGTAGCACCTGTCTTTTTCCCATAGACGACATTTGACGTTATTGTTAAAACAGATAATGTTGGTATAGAATTTCTGTAGGTCTTGTGTTTCTTAAGTTTATTCATAAATCTCTCAACAATATCAGCAGCAATGGAGTCTACTCTGTCGTCATCATTTCCGAACTTAGGAAAATCACCTTCAACTTCATAATCTACAGCTATGCCATTCTCATCCCTTATAGCTTTCACTTTTGCATATTTTATCGCACTTAATGAATCTGCCGCAACAGACAGTCCAGCTATTCCAAATGCCATCGTCCTTACAATGTTCCTATCATGTAGCGCCATAAGCGATCTTTCGTATGCATACTTGTCATGCATATAGTGTATTATATTCATAGCTTTTACATACACTTTAGCCAGCCACTCCAGCATGTTGTCGTATGCTGCCATGACTTCGTCAAAATCTAGATACTCTGATGTTATCGGATTGAATTTTGGCGCTACTTGAGTCTTGTACCTTTCATCGATGCCGCCATTTATTGCATACAGCAATGCCTTCGCAAGATTCGCCCTTGCACCAAAGAATTGCATCTGCTCACCTGTCTTCATTGCAGATACACAGCACGCAATACTGTAGTCATCATTATAAATAGGCCTCATCAAGTCGTCATTCTCGTACTGTATTGAACTCGTGTCTATTGATACTTTAGCACAGAATCTTTTAAAGTTTTCAGGAAGATTCTTAGACCATAAAACTGTCAAATTTGGTTCCGGTGCAGGACCTAAATTGTAGAGAGTATTTAATATCCTAAACGAATTTTTAGTAACCAGAGGCCTTCCATCTACGCCTACACCACCAATTGATTCTGTAACCCAAACAGGATCACCACTAAAAAGTTCGTTATAATCTGGAGTCCTTAAAAACCTCACCATTCTCAATTTCATCACGAAATGATCCATTAATTCCTGTGCTTGTTTTTCTGTCAACGTTCCTTCTTTAAGATCTCTTTCAATGTATATGTCAAGAAAAGTAGATACTCTGCCCAGCGACATAGCAGCACCATTTTGCTCTTTTATAGCTGCAAGGAAAGCAAAATACGTCCATTGAATAGCTTCTTTTGCATTTTTTGCAGGCTTTGATATGTCATACCCGTACTTTAAAGCCATTTCTTTCATTTCGTTTAATGCTTTTATCTGTTCTGTCAGTTCTTCTCTCAGTCTTATTGTAGCTTCATCAAATTCATCATAATCAAGCTCAAGCTTTTCTTTTTCCTTTTCTTCGATGAGTCTATCAATTCCATAAAGTGCAACTCTTCTATAATCACCTATGATTCTTCCTCTGCCATATGCATCTGGAAGTCCTGTGATTATCCCTGCATGTCTAGCAGCCCTTATTTCCGGAGTATATGCATCAAATACACCGTCATTGTGGGTTTTTCTGTACTTTGTAAATATTTCTTCTACTTTAGGATCAAGCTTATATCCATATGCTTCACAAGCTTTTTTAACCATCCTTATGCCACCATAAGGCATTATAGCTCTTTTAAGCGGTTTATCTGTTTGAAGCCCCACTATCTCTTCAAGGTCTTTATCTATATACCCAGCATCATGGGATGTTATAGATGAAACAGTTTTTGTATCAATATCAAGTACACCTTTTTTCAATTCCTCTCTCATAAGTTCAAGAACTTTATTCCATAGTTTAGTAGTCTTTTCTGTAGGACCTTCTAAAAAGCTGTCATCGCCTTCATATAATGTGTAGTTTCTCTGAATAAAATCCTGCACATCAATGTTTTTTTGCCACTTGCCCTCCTGAAAACCGCGCCACTCATTAATCACTTTAATACCCCCTAAAATTTATTATGGTTTAATTATAACTGCTTTGTCTTTTGTAGTCAATATACTGTATACATTTCAGAAAATTTATTATACTTTTAACATCAATTATATTTTATCACTGCTTCAAATCAAAAAATATGACATATATCACATTATACTCTTTTATTTTTCTCTATTTAGGATATAATTTATAAAGAAATCCTGTCAAAGTGTATGGGGGAATTGAAATGGCAAAGATGCGAATTGATAAGCTTCTATCAAATATGGGTTTTGGAACTAGGAGAGAAGTAAAAGACTTCATAAAAGAAGGTCTCGTGACCGTAAACGGCAGAACTGTCAATGATCCCGGGTTAATCATCGAAACTGATAAAGATGACATTATCTTTAACGACGAAAAAATATCTTATAGAAAATATATATACATAATGATGAACAAGCCGAAAGGCGTTATTAGCGCTACTTATGATCCTTCAGAAAAAACTGTACTAGAACTTTTGCCAGATGATATTAAAGCAAGAAAAGTCTTCCCTGCAGGAAGACTTGACAAAGACACTGAAGGACTACTTCTTCTTACAAATGACGGTATACTAGCCCATAAATTGCTATCACCAAAAAAGCATGTGTATAAAAAATATTACGCAGAGATTTCTGGATTTATTGATGAAGATGATATTTCATTGTTTTCAAACGGCATCGTTTTAGACGATGGTTATAAGACTATGCCTGCTGATTTAGAAATAATATCATCAGGTAGTATATCAAAAGTTTACGTGTCAATCAAAGAAGGAAAATATCATCAAATAAAAAGGATGTTTGAATCACTTGGCTCAAAGGTTATTTATCTAAAAAGGCTTTCTATGGGATACCTTAATCTAGATGAAAATTTAAAAGAAGGGGAATGGAGAGAATTAACAGATGACGAGTTAAAGCTACTCTTATCGTCTGTCGAATAAATCATCTTAATTCACTAGTGGCACAATGTGAAATGATAATCGAAATAAGGCTTTCAGCTCCTTCATTGCTGTTGACACCATCTTCTGTTATAGCATCACTGCAGCCGCCACTTGATTCATCGTACAAACTTACTCTTTTAGAATTTTTGCCGTAATACCACTCATCGCAAGCTAATGCTCTTTCTCTGTATTTTTCATTTCTTGTAATCTTGTACGCATCTATATACATAAGAGCCATCGTATATGCTTCTACAGGCTGCTCATCATATTCCGCTATGCTTTTGCCTCTTTCATACCATCCTTTGCAACCGACAGCTTTAAAATAGCCATTTCTAAAGCATATAGAGTCCAAAAATTCTAAGCTTTCTAATGCTATATCTAGAATTTTTTCGTCTTTTAAGACAGCAAAAGATTTCAAAAGTGATAATGGAATTATTCCATTATCATATGATACAGTATCTTCAAACCACTTCCAATCACCATTTGAACTTTTTTCATACTCCTCAATGATATCATCTGTCAGTTCTGCTATTTTGCCTTTTATAAAATCTCTTTTAAATTTAGTTTCTGCATTATAGATGTGATATAAGCCTATTAGAGTATATGCTTTTCCTCTAATATATTTTAAATCATCAATAATAGGTAGTGATTTCTCAATCATCTTTATAGCAGATAGCTTGACCCTATCTTCTAAGGGAGTATTCAATAAGTATCCTAATGTCCAAATACATCTACCAAAACAATCTTCAGAAAAATCATCGTCAATGAACCTTCTATCATATGCCATAAAATTTCTGAAATGACCATCTTCATCTTGTGCATACAATAAGAAAGATAAATATCTTTTAATCAAATTAAGGTATTTTTCCTCTTTATATTTTTCATACATCATGGCAGAAGCTATTATAGCCCTTGCATTATCATCCGTCGTATAGCCATGCTTAGGATTAGGAGTAGAACCAATTGAATGTTGCATCATCCCTGTATCGTCTGTCAGTATAAACAAATGATTAAACATACTTTTGCCATTCATATAATGTCTCCTCCTGTTTATACTGCTTCTTTTGCATCATCCTCTAAATCCTCAAATATTCTCAAAAACATCTCTACGTATTCTAGTGCCACATTATCCCACATCATTGACTTTCCATAAACTCTCATTTTCTCTTCCATAAGTTGTTTCTTGTGGGGATTCTCTATTGCAAACTTTATACATTTTGCTATAGAATCAGAATCTTTAAAATCAGCTAATAATCCTCTGCCATCGCTTAAAATCTCTTCAGCATATTTGTACGGCGTCGAAACTACTAGTTTTCCTAGCCCTGCTGCATATGCCAGTGTACCACTAACAGCCTGTTCTCTTCCAATATATGGTGTCATATATACATCTGAAAGTTTTAAATACTCTACAATCTCTCTTTTTGTTAAATATTTATTAATAAACTTCACATTATCATTTAAACCAAGTTCATTGACACGCCTTATTAGAAAATCTCTATAAACTTCACCATCAGACTTGACTATATTAGGATGCGTCTGTCCAAGAATAAGATACAGTATGTTAGGATTTTCTTCTTTTACCTTTGCAATTGCTTCTATGCCATATTCTAGTCCTTTGCCAGGACTTATGAGTCCAAAAGTGCTTACAACGAATTTATCACTATCAATATTGTATTTCTTTCTCAAACTTTCGCTAGATAGTGTTGGTAGATTTGGAACACCGTGGGGCAAAACGACTAACTTTTTTTCATCAACACCGTATACATTTAAAAGCAGTGGAATTGTATTTTTGGCCATAGTAATAACTCTCTTGCTATTTCTACACAATTCCTGCAAAATATATTTCTGCTTATCTAGTGGATTCGATAGTATAGTATGAAGAGTTACAACATAAGGTATTTTTAAATTATTTACAAGATCAAGGATGTACTCGCCCCATTCTCCACCGTATATACCGTATTCATGCTCAATTACTAATAAGTCAATTGAAGAATCATTCAATCTTTCAGCTAATTTTATATAGCTATTCCTGTCATGTTGCTGCAATTCATAAATAACATCATCATCATAATCATATTTTTTATCATTTATGGCAATTACCTTTGGTTCGTTTATTATTTTAATATCTTTAAGTTCATTTACTAAGTCTTGTGTAAATGTCGCTATACCACATTCCCTTGGTGGGAATGTGCTTAAAAATGCTATTTTTATCTCCTTATTCTTCACCATTTCCATCACCCCTATTAACTTGCTACATAATCATTAATACTATTAGCATAAACTTCATCTACGATCTTTCTCATTCCATCAATAACACTATTTGATGCTACAACTGCATTTATTAAATTTACATTTTTGTTAATCTTCACATTGTCCCATACGATACTGTGCCTTATAATGCTGTTAGAACCTATATGAGTATTATCACCTATTACGACATATGGCCCAATATGTGCTTTTGCGTCTATCTTTACATTGTGTCCTATAAAAATTGGCTCTACTATTTTTGCTGAAGGATCTATAATGGTACTTTTGCATTTATAATTATAACCACTCATATCAACAAATTTACAATTATTTTTAAAAATGTCAAAGTGAACTTTTTTATATTTTTCAATTGTACCTATATCTATCCAATACCCACCATACCTATATGCAGCCATGCTGCATCCCTTTGATAAAAGTTTTGGGTATGTATCCCTCTCTATTGACACAACTTCATCTTTTGGAATTTCATTTAGTAGCTCTGGCTCAAACACATATATTCCAGCATTTATCCATTTAGAATTTGTCTCATAAGGTTTTGGCTTCTCCTTAAATGCCGTAATGTAATCATTATCGTCATATTCAATTACACCGTATTGAGACGGATCTTCAACTTTAGTCATAGCAATTGTAGCTAAAGCATTTTTCGACTTATGATATTCTACAAGATTTTTAATATCTATATCGCAAATAATATCTGAATTTAAAATTATAAATGTATCACCAAAAAATTCTTCTGCATTTTTTATAGCACCGCCTGTACCAAGAGGTATATCTTCTTTAATATAAGATACTTTTACGCCTAATTTTTCACCGTCACCAAAATATTTTTCTATATGATTCGATTTATAACATGTACTTATTACTACCTCGTCTACACCTTGATGCTTTAATCTCAAAATGGTTGACTCTAACAAAGGCTTTCCCATTATGGGTACCATAGGTTTAGGAAGAAAATTCGTTAGAGGTCTTAGTCTTGTCCCTAATCCTCCAGCCAGCAATAAAGCTTTCATTCGAATTCCCCCTTTATTAAATTTTTATATTTAGAAATTATCAATATATTGCAGAATATTAAATAATGTGTGAAAAATATGATAGCACTATATTTTTTGTTGATATTAGCACTCTAACTGAAAGGCTGCTAACAATTAAAATTATAATCCTATTTATTCCATATGTCAAGAGTATTGTTTATTTATGTAAATGTTTTAAAATTAAGCATAAAATTGAAATATAATAATAATGCTTTATATTTTATACAAATCCTCCATCAACTGTTAAAACTTGTCCTGTTATAAATGAAGCTTCATCCGACAATAAAAAAGATACTGCTTTGGCAACTTCATCTGGAGTTCCTAGCCTTTCAAGAGACGTTCTTGATGCTAAATCCTCAATTATGTCAAACGATAATTTCCTGTTCATTTTCGTATCAATGACTCCTGGTGCTACGCAATTGACACGAATATTTGATGGTCCTAATTCTTTTGCCAGCGCCTTAGTAAAAGCTATGATTCCACCTTTTGTGGCAGAATAATGTACTTCACATGACGCTCCATATATCCCCCACATTGATGAAATATTTACAATAGCGCCTTTTTTATTCTTTAACATATATTTTAAAGCACTTTGTGTACAGTTAAATACTCCACCTAAATTTATATCCATCATATGTTTCCATTCGTCCTCTGTTATGTCCATAAAAGGTTTTATCTGTGAAATACCAGCATTATTAACCAGATAATCTATCCGCCCAAATTTATCAAAGATATCTTTCATCATCATGTCTACTTCTGATCTATTGCTTATATCCGCTTTAAATATATCTGCGTAACCTAATTCTTCTTTTATGTGCTTTTTTAAATTATTAGCACTCTCATAGTCGCTGTTATAATGAATTGCAACACACCCACCCAATTTAGCTAGTTCTTTACATATAAAGGAACCAATACCACCTGAACCTCCAGTTACTACTATGACTTTTCCATTAAACATAAAAACATCCTTTCATATAATCAAAAATAAAAAATATTCACTAATAAATAGGTTATACAAATACAAAGCAAAAATCAATATCATATAAAAATATGATATATGGAACAAGCTTTACACCTTTGATTTTTAAATCATTTTTTGATAGCTTCTACTGTATTTTTAGTCGTACTGTAAAGTCCTGATGCACCAAGGCCCATAGCAATACCCAGCAATATACCTTTCAATGTATCTCCTGGAGCTATGTACAATATTCCGAGAACTATTCCAAAAACTAGTGCTACTAAAGCGGAATACTTTTTTGGCAATCCAATTTGTTTTACTACCTCAACCAATCCGATTATGAGAGGTATCAACGATACATCATATACATCCATATGTAAGCCCCCTAAATTCTACTTTTCTACTAACATTATATTTTATCTTGTCTTTTTAATGCATAAAATGAAAAAGACTTCGCACAAGCGAAATCTTTACAGTCTATGTGGAGCGGATGACGGGATTCGAACCCGCGGTCCTCGGCTTGGGAAGCCGATGCTCTACCACTGAGCCACATCCGCAAAATATTCTCTTTTAAATACAAAAATGGCTCCTCAGGTAGGGCTCGAACCTACAACCTACCGGTTAACAGCCGGTTGCTCCACCATTGAGCTACTGAGGAATATATTATCCGGCAGCGACCTACTCTCCCGAGTAATCAGTACCATCGGCGCTGGAGGGCTTCACTTCCGTGTTCGGTATGGGAACGGGTTTTTAACTTCCGCTATTGCCACCGGAAATCTTTTGTTCATTTATTCTTTTGCATATTTCGGAAAAATCTCTTTCATTAATTTTTCTCTCGAAAATATTATTTCCGTTCGCAAATTGTGTTTTCTATATACTTTTGGCTCGCTTCGTTCGTTCGGCTAAAGCCGTCTATGCGCTGTGACGTCTTTTAACACCTCTCTTCACTTCGCTCGCCTAGTATATTACGAAAACGCAATTAATTGCTCACTTCCAATAATATTTTTCTTTTCTAAATTTTTTCTTCCTTTATATGCTTTTTTAAATGAACTTTGAATACTGCACAATGCTTAAGGTCAAGTCCTCGACTTATTAGTACCGGTCAGCTTAAAGTATTTCTACTCTTACACCTCCGGCCTATCTACCTCGTCTTCTCCAAGGTGTCTTACTCCTTTCGGATGGGAAATCTTTTCTTGAGGTGGGTTTCACGCTTAGATGCTTTCAGCGTTTATCCCTTCCAAACTTGGCTACCCAGCTGTGCGTACGGCTACGCAACTGGTACACCATCGGTTTGTCCACCCCGGTCCTCTCGTACTAAGGGCAGTTCCTCTCAAATTTCCTACGCCCGCGACGGATAGGGACCGAACTGTCTCACGACGTTCTGAACCCAGCTCGCGTACCGCTTTAATGGGCGAACAGCCCAACCCTTGGGACCTACTTCAGCCCCAGGATGCGATGAGCCGACATCGAGGTGCCAAACCTCCCCGTCGATGTGGACTCTTGGGGGAGATCAGCCTGTTATCCCCAGGGTAGCTTTTATCCGTTGAGCGACGGCAATCCCATTCTCTACCGCCGGATCACTAAGCCCGACTTTCGTCCCTGCTCGAATTGTCTTTCTCGCAGTTAGGCTACCTTCTGCCTTTGCACTCTTACGCGCGATTTCCTTCCGCGCTGAGGTAACCTTTGGACGCCTCCGTTACTTTTTGGGAGGCGACCGCCCCAGTCAAACTGCCCGCCTGTCAGTGTCCATATGCCGGCTTACGGCTCCTATGTTAGAATTTCGGTAATATCAGGGTGGTATCCCAACATCGGCTCCATATAGGCTGGCGCCCATATTTCTCTGCCTCCCACCTATCCTGTACAGATATTACTAAAATTCAGTGACAAGCTGCAGTAAAGCTCCATGGGGTCTTTCTGTCCTGTCGCGGGTAACTCGCATCTTCACGAGTACTACAATTTCACCGGGTCCCTCATCTAGACAGCGCCCAAGTCGTTACGCCTTTCGTGCAGGTCGGAACTTACCCGACAAGGAATTTCGCTACCTTAGGACCGTTATAGTTACGGCCGCCGTTTACTGGGGCTTAAGTTCTGTGCTTCAGATTTCTCTTAACACTTCCCCTTAACCTTCCAGCACCGGGCAGGCGTCAGCTCCTATACTTCGTCTTTCGACTTAGCAGAAACCTGTGTTTTTGGTAAACAGTCGCTTGGGCCTCTTCTCTGCGGCCTTTCGGCACTCCTTCTCCCGAAGTTACGGAGTCTTTTTGCCGAGTTCCTTAATGAGGGTTCTCCCGCTCGTCTTTGGATTCTCTCCTCGCCTACCTGTGTCGGTTTCGGGTACGGGCACCTCATCCTCGATAGCAACTTTTCTTGGCAGCCCCTTCGAAACTTCGCCTCTTCGGCTCCCCGTCACAGCTCTTATGAGCTTTGGTACTTCACTCAAAGCTCTTTTCGTCGCTGCTTGGACGTGCTCTACCAACCGCACGCTTTTCTTATCTCGCTGCGTCCTTGCTTCTCTTTTAACGGATTTCGGTGGTACCGGATTTATTACCGGTTCTCCATCGCCTACGCTTTCGCCTCGGCTTAGGTCCCGACTTACCCTGGGCGGATTATCCTTCCCCAGGAAACCTTAGGCTTTCGACGGTAAGGTTTCTCGCCTTACTCTCGTTACTTATACCGGCATTCTCTCTACTGTACTGTCCAGATTCGCTTCCGCTTATCCTTCTCCCTGTACAGTACGCTCCCCTACCATTCTTTCGAATCCGTAGCTTCGGTGGCATGTTTTAGCCCCGTTTATTTTCGGCGCGGGATTTCTCGACCAGTGAGCTATTACGCACTCTTTGAATGTATGGCTGCTTCTAAGCCAACATCCTGGTTGTCTTGGAAATCCTACTTCCTTTCCCACTTAACATGCTCTTTGGGACCTTAGCTGTCGGTCTGGGCTGTTTCCCTTTTGACTACGGATCTTATCACTCGTAGTCTGACTCCCAGGGTCCTTAATATGGCATTCGGAGTTTGATAGGGTTCGGTAACCTTTTTGGCCCCTAGTCCATTCAGTGCTCTACCTCCATATTTTCACCCCCTGAGGCTAGCCCTAAAGCTATTTCGGGGAGAACCAGCTATCTCCGAGCTCGATTGGAATTTCTCCGCTACCCACAATTCATCCCATGACTTTTCAACGTCAACGTGGTTCGGGCCTCCACCAGATCTTACTCCGGCTTCACCCTGATCATGGGTAGGTCGCACGGTTTCGGGTCTATGATATGCAACTTCCGCCCTTTTAAGACTCGCTTTCGCTTCGGCTCCGCTTTCGCTTAACCTTGCTGCATATCTATAACTCGCCGGTCCGTTCTACAAAAAGTACGTGGTCGCTTTCGCTTCCACTGCTTGTGGACATATGGTTTCAGGTTCTCTTTCACTCCCCTCCCGGGGTTCTTTTCACCTTTCCCTCACGGTACTTTGCGCTATCGGTCACTTAGGAGTATTTAGCCTTGGGAGATGGTCCTCCCGTCTTCCCACCGGGTTGCCTATCCTGTGGTACTCTGGATCCCACTCGGTATATTTCGCTTTCGCCTACAGGGCTTTCACCTTCTTTGGCCTGCCTTCCCAGGTCTGTTCGGCTTCGCTCTATATACCTTTTCTGTGGTCCTAAACCCCATCACCTATGGTGATGGTTTGGGCTTCTTCCTTTTCGCTCGCCGCTACTCAGGAAATCGACTTTTTCTTTCTTCTCCTCGCGCTACTTAGATGTTTCAGTTCACGCGGTGTCCCCTCCTCATGGCTATGTGTTCACCATGGGATGCTTAAGTATTACCTTAAGCGGGTTTCCCCATTCGGAGATCTCCGGATCTGCGTCTGCTTGCGACTCCCCGGAGCGTTTCGCCGCTCGCCGCGTCCTTCTTCGGCTCTAAGTGCCTAGGCATCCACCATACGCCCTTTGTAACTTGACCTTTCTTTTGGTTAATTGTAACTCGTCTTTTTTTCGTTACCCTTTTTTTCGCATTGTGCAGTTTTCAAGGTTCACTTCTTTGAGAGTATTTAACCCTCAAAACTGAACAG
The nucleotide sequence above comes from Thermoanaerobacterium sp. CMT5567-10. Encoded proteins:
- a CDS encoding MBL fold metallo-hydrolase; its protein translation is MNLNKINRNTYYIDNPTNIGVYTYKNKNCLLVDTGINNGQARKIDNVLVENGLHPKYIINTHNHMDHCGGNIYFKTQYPGCEIYTSNKERLYIENPELRDMVLFSSCPIRDLDTTNKTFSVDFVIDCGISKIDDEKFDIISLVGHSIDQIGVITPDRVCFLGDSVFSEDTIKKYSLPYLFNIEKSIETLKKLKEVDADYFVISHIDRVLNKDELDALIEKNISNIEDNIEIILELLEQPQTREGLLQNLVILNDLPLNFTQYYIYFSSVSAFLSYLREKNLIDYSIENGEMYFYRR
- the pflA gene encoding pyruvate formate-lyase-activating protein → MVMGKIHSIETCGTVDGPGVRYVVFMQGCLLRCAYCHNPDTWHLNDGKEVSTDEIFNDVKRYIPYMKASGGGVTLSGGEPTLQVEFCTDLFKKLKTEKIHTAIDTSGFVDIEKVEELVRYTDLFLLDIKHIDDEGHKKLTGVSNRKTLKFAKYLSDIDKKVWIRHVVVPGITDNMEEIKKLADFASSLKNVDRVEILPYHKMGVYKYEALGIPYSLKGINPPDTSKIEEIKEEFRKRDIKVV
- a CDS encoding glycosyltransferase family 4 protein; its protein translation is MVKNKEIKIAFLSTFPPRECGIATFTQDLVNELKDIKIINEPKVIAINDKKYDYDDDVIYELQQHDRNSYIKLAERLNDSSIDLLVIEHEYGIYGGEWGEYILDLVNNLKIPYVVTLHTILSNPLDKQKYILQELCRNSKRVITMAKNTIPLLLNVYGVDEKKLVVLPHGVPNLPTLSSESLRKKYNIDSDKFVVSTFGLISPGKGLEYGIEAIAKVKEENPNILYLILGQTHPNIVKSDGEVYRDFLIRRVNELGLNDNVKFINKYLTKREIVEYLKLSDVYMTPYIGREQAVSGTLAYAAGLGKLVVSTPYKYAEEILSDGRGLLADFKDSDSIAKCIKFAIENPHKKQLMEEKMRVYGKSMMWDNVALEYVEMFLRIFEDLEDDAKEAV
- a CDS encoding pseudouridine synthase, encoding MAKMRIDKLLSNMGFGTRREVKDFIKEGLVTVNGRTVNDPGLIIETDKDDIIFNDEKISYRKYIYIMMNKPKGVISATYDPSEKTVLELLPDDIKARKVFPAGRLDKDTEGLLLLTNDGILAHKLLSPKKHVYKKYYAEISGFIDEDDISLFSNGIVLDDGYKTMPADLEIISSGSISKVYVSIKEGKYHQIKRMFESLGSKVIYLKRLSMGYLNLDENLKEGEWRELTDDELKLLLSSVE
- the pflB gene encoding formate C-acetyltransferase encodes the protein MINEWRGFQEGKWQKNIDVQDFIQRNYTLYEGDDSFLEGPTEKTTKLWNKVLELMREELKKGVLDIDTKTVSSITSHDAGYIDKDLEEIVGLQTDKPLKRAIMPYGGIRMVKKACEAYGYKLDPKVEEIFTKYRKTHNDGVFDAYTPEIRAARHAGIITGLPDAYGRGRIIGDYRRVALYGIDRLIEEKEKEKLELDYDEFDEATIRLREELTEQIKALNEMKEMALKYGYDISKPAKNAKEAIQWTYFAFLAAIKEQNGAAMSLGRVSTFLDIYIERDLKEGTLTEKQAQELMDHFVMKLRMVRFLRTPDYNELFSGDPVWVTESIGGVGVDGRPLVTKNSFRILNTLYNLGPAPEPNLTVLWSKNLPENFKRFCAKVSIDTSSIQYENDDLMRPIYNDDYSIACCVSAMKTGEQMQFFGARANLAKALLYAINGGIDERYKTQVAPKFNPITSEYLDFDEVMAAYDNMLEWLAKVYVKAMNIIHYMHDKYAYERSLMALHDRNIVRTMAFGIAGLSVAADSLSAIKYAKVKAIRDENGIAVDYEVEGDFPKFGNDDDRVDSIAADIVERFMNKLKKHKTYRNSIPTLSVLTITSNVVYGKKTGATPDGRKAGEPFAPGANPMHGRDTKGAVASMNSVSKIPYDSSLDGISYTFTIVPNALGKENDDKINNLVGLLDGYAFKSGHHININVLNRDTLIDAMDHPEKYPQLTIRVSGYAVNFNKLTREQQLEVISRTFHESM
- a CDS encoding NDP-sugar synthase — encoded protein: MKALLLAGGLGTRLRPLTNFLPKPMVPIMGKPLLESTILRLKHQGVDEVVISTCYKSNHIEKYFGDGEKLGVKVSYIKEDIPLGTGGAIKNAEEFFGDTFIILNSDIICDIDIKNLVEYHKSKNALATIAMTKVEDPSQYGVIEYDDNDYITAFKEKPKPYETNSKWINAGIYVFEPELLNEIPKDEVVSIERDTYPKLLSKGCSMAAYRYGGYWIDIGTIEKYKKVHFDIFKNNCKFVDMSGYNYKCKSTIIDPSAKIVEPIFIGHNVKIDAKAHIGPYVVIGDNTHIGSNSIIRHSIVWDNVKINKNVNLINAVVASNSVIDGMRKIVDEVYANSINDYVAS
- a CDS encoding glycosyltransferase — translated: MNGKSMFNHLFILTDDTGMMQHSIGSTPNPKHGYTTDDNARAIIASAMMYEKYKEEKYLNLIKRYLSFLLYAQDEDGHFRNFMAYDRRFIDDDFSEDCFGRCIWTLGYLLNTPLEDRVKLSAIKMIEKSLPIIDDLKYIRGKAYTLIGLYHIYNAETKFKRDFIKGKIAELTDDIIEEYEKSSNGDWKWFEDTVSYDNGIIPLSLLKSFAVLKDEKILDIALESLEFLDSICFRNGYFKAVGCKGWYERGKSIAEYDEQPVEAYTMALMYIDAYKITRNEKYRERALACDEWYYGKNSKRVSLYDESSGGCSDAITEDGVNSNEGAESLISIIISHCATSELR